One genomic window of Immundisolibacter sp. includes the following:
- a CDS encoding type II toxin-antitoxin system ParD family antitoxin, with translation MSMNVNLTPHLEDLVRSKVASGLYNSASEVVRDALRLMEEQDQMRALRLDQLRAQIQRGLDSGPAEPWDAQAMKRQLAAGKTPGE, from the coding sequence GTATGAACGTCAACCTCACGCCGCATCTGGAAGATCTGGTGCGTAGCAAGGTCGCCTCAGGTTTGTATAACTCGGCCAGCGAAGTGGTGCGCGACGCGCTGCGCCTGATGGAGGAACAGGATCAGATGCGCGCCCTGCGCCTTGATCAATTGCGCGCCCAAATCCAGCGCGGGCTGGACAGCGGCCCGGCAGAGCCGTGGGATGCGCAGGCCATGAAGCGGCAGCTTGCCGCCGGTAAGACCCCGGGCGAATGA
- a CDS encoding type II toxin-antitoxin system RelE/ParE family toxin has translation MSRVARRRQAAADIAEIWQHIAQDKSAAADRWIDDLDQQFGLLARQPLMGRERQELADGVRSFPFGRYVIFYVALADGIDVLRVLHSSMDIEARFDPDR, from the coding sequence ATGAGCCGGGTCGCGCGTCGCCGCCAAGCGGCGGCGGATATTGCAGAAATCTGGCAGCACATCGCGCAGGACAAGTCCGCGGCCGCTGACCGTTGGATCGATGATCTCGACCAGCAGTTCGGTCTGCTGGCGCGGCAACCTCTGATGGGCCGGGAGCGCCAGGAACTGGCCGATGGCGTGCGCAGTTTTCCGTTCGGGCGCTACGTCATTTTTTACGTTGCGCTTGCCGATGGCATCGACGTTTTGCGTGTGTTGCACTCGTCCATGGACATCGAAGCCCGGTTTGACCCGGACCGGTAA